The sequence AAAGCCGTAGCAAATCCCCAGCTATAAACAAGTGCGATCGGAGCGATGCCAAAGGTTAGAACATCTGCGAGGGAATCAAATTGGACGCCGAGCTCGGTCGCGGTCTTTGTCGCCCGGGCGACGCGGCCATCGAGAGTGTCAAAGAGAATTGCAAGCCCGATCGCGATGGCAGCGTAATTGAAATAGCTCGCCGCGGCCGCCGGATTTTCAAAAGCAAGATGAAATCCGCGGATCGACCAGATGACCGCAAAAAAGCCCATGGCAATATTCGCCGCCGTAAATGCGGTCGGCAGGACGTAAAGCCCTTTTTTTATGCCTTTATGGCCCGGATGCTCTTCGGTTTCCATCTGGTCTATTTGATCCTTGCGATCACCGTTTCACCGCCGACGACGCGGTCGCCGATCTTTACCTGAAGCTCGACGATGTTTGGCATCAAGATATCCGTACGCGAACTAAACTTGATCAAGCCAAAACGCTGGCCTTTCTCAAGGGTGTCTCCGACGCCATTCCAGCAAACTATCCGTCGGGCAACGAGCCCGGCGATCTGCGTACAAACGACGGTGATCTTTTCGCCGCGAATGGTCAGCGAATTCCGTTCATTAAAAAGGCTCGATTCGTTGCTCGTCGCCGGGCCCTTCTTGCCCTTGATATATTCTGCTTTTTCGATAACACCGGCGATCGGCGAGCGATTGATATGAACATCGATCGGCGAAAGAAAGACACTAACAAGCGTGCCTTTCTCGCTGACATCGATGCGGGTCACCTTGCCGTCCGCTGCCGAGACAATGATGTCGTCGCCTTCGGGAATCACCCGATGCGGGTCGCGGAAAAAATACGCCATAAAGGCCGCGAGCGCCGCAAATGCGAAAGCCACCGGCCAAAGCTGCAGGTAACCGGCTATCAGCGCAAGCAGAGCCGGAATGAGTACAAACGGAAATCCTTCTTTTGCCACAGGAAGATCAAATGCAGGTCGTAGCTTTCCACGGCCCGCCTAACGCATCAAGCGAAAGTAAGTAAAGAGTTTAGCTGATAAGAATCGGTTTTGCGAACACGAAAAAGCCCGCCGTCATCGGACAAGCGGGCGTAAAGGAGGATCAAATGAAGAACGGTCATCTAACGGGATTGTCCTTTGCGTAGCTGTAAGCACACCAGGCAGCGATAATATGAACTATCCAGCCGAGAGTACCTGCGGAACCTATCCACGAAAAGCCGGACACAATAAGCCAAATGAAACCAATGATCAAACGGCCATTGTAGATCTGCCCAAAGCCCGGAATAAGGAAACTCAGAATACCAGCTAATAACGGATTTCTCATCGTGAATCTCGCCTCCATTAGCTTATACGCCCCGGCACGCCAGATGGTTCCGAACATTTGTTAGTGCGGTTGCGAAAAAAAACTAAGAAGGAAACGGATCAGGAAAAAGAGCCCAACACCGCCAAATACCGAGAGGGAAACGAATGGCCGCTTTCCGCCGTGGTGATTCACTTCGGGGATAAGGTCGCTTGCCGCGACATAAAGCGTTACGCCGGCCGCGATCGGCAGGGCATACATCACCGCATTCTCAAATCTCGCCCCGATAAGATAAAAGCCGATAACGCCGAGCAACGTCGCCGACCCAATTAGCCCGGTGGCAAAGATCACCTCGCGAAAGCCGCGGCCGGATGCGAGCACCATCGAACCGATCGTGAAACCTTCGGGAAGTTTGTGCATAAAGACCGCGAGGAAGACCAGAAATCCCACTTGCGGATCGATCTGTGCGGCAGCGGCGATGGAAACACCGTCGAAGAACGTGTGGATCAGCAGGCCGCCGATCCCGGCATACGCAGACCGGACTGAAAGGATCGTGTCAGTATGAACTTCCTCGCCGAGGTGAAAATGCGGAGCGATGGTGTGTTCAAAAAACTGTGTTGCAAGATATCCGGCCGTCACTAGTAGAAAAGGTACTGTGTAACGTTCGGCTCCGCCCGTCGCATCGCGCGACCAGAGTTCTAGA comes from Acidobacteriota bacterium and encodes:
- a CDS encoding phosphatidylserine decarboxylase translates to MAKEGFPFVLIPALLALIAGYLQLWPVAFAFAALAAFMAYFFRDPHRVIPEGDDIIVSAADGKVTRIDVSEKGTLVSVFLSPIDVHINRSPIAGVIEKAEYIKGKKGPATSNESSLFNERNSLTIRGEKITVVCTQIAGLVARRIVCWNGVGDTLEKGQRFGLIKFSSRTDILMPNIVELQVKIGDRVVGGETVIARIK
- a CDS encoding ZIP family metal transporter — translated: MSYLFLQLIVFGTLAGLGNVVGGLLLFPSRLHTTYKRYLNYLLAFGAGFMLAVTLLEIFPRALELWSRDATGGAERYTVPFLLVTAGYLATQFFEHTIAPHFHLGEEVHTDTILSVRSAYAGIGGLLIHTFFDGVSIAAAAQIDPQVGFLVFLAVFMHKLPEGFTIGSMVLASGRGFREVIFATGLIGSATLLGVIGFYLIGARFENAVMYALPIAAGVTLYVAASDLIPEVNHHGGKRPFVSLSVFGGVGLFFLIRFLLSFFSQPH